A stretch of the Malus domestica chromosome 08, GDT2T_hap1 genome encodes the following:
- the LOC114826446 gene encoding zinc finger protein GAI-ASSOCIATED FACTOR 1-like — protein MGELDNSSSPLPTVSTASGGEASLTSSAREAMTRSEPPQKKKRNLPGMPDPEADVIALSPTTLLATNRFVCEICSKGFQRDQNLQLHRRGHNLPWKLKQRTSKEVRKRVYVCPETSCVHHNPTRALGDLTGIKKHFCRKHGEKKWKCERCSKKYAVQSDWKAHMKTCGTREYRCDCGTLFSRRDSFITHRAFCDALAEESAKTQTLMIGSDGSTNPSSNPTPSAKSTVVASPPPPPHTPSNTVVSPALSIQSSELPENPIGLSPPAPATTCLTTKAISTTATATTSTGNCNNGSSVFASVFAPSSASALMTQPPQASSPSSFTNQVSTLGRLDGSTTTSAINEPTSLSLSTSLYLSSSGFSLFPTPDQQDHRDYAQPAAMSATALLQKAAEMGAAASNASLLRGFGLSTTSSPSQDSSTTLQWSKKPESGGGAHVGAELGLELLSTANVAQFTDLMMGPPSSFGGQPMTRDLLGLSIGSGGGGGASAGGFSAFLNSFGGSSGAFNVAAPYGSGGAGGGSSQGESWEGAQDRKPNI, from the exons ATGGGGGAGCTGGATAATTCCTCATCGCCGTTACCGACGGTTTCAACGGCTTCCGGCGGCGAAGCCAGTTTAACTTCCTCCGCTCGCGAAGCCATGACTCGTTCGGAGCCGCCGCAAAAGAAAAAGCGAAACCTTCCCGGAATGCCAG ATCCCGAAGCGGATGTGATCGCGCTGTCGCCGACGACTCTGCTTGCAACGAACCGTTTCGTGTGCGAGATCTGCAGCAAAGGCTTCCAGCGGGACCAGAACCTGCAGCTCCACCGGCGGGGCCACAACCTGCCGTGGAAGCTGAAGCAGCGGACGAGCAAAGAAGTACGGAAGCGGGTCTACGTCTGCCCCGAGACCTCCTGCGTGCACCACAACCCGACCCGGGCGCTTGGCGACCTGACGGGGATTAAGAAGCACTTTTGTCGAAAGCACGGCGAGAAGAAGTGGAAGTGCGAGCGGTGCTCCAAGAAATACGCAGTGCAGTCCGATTGGAAGGCGCACATGAAGACCTGTGGCACCCGAGAGTACAGATGCGATTGCGGGACTTTATTCTCTAG GAGGGATAGCTTCATAACGCACAGGGCGTTCTGCGACGCTTTGGCGGAGGAGAGCGCGAAGACTCAAACCCTAATGATTGGGTCCGACGGAAGTACGAATCCGAGTTCAAATCCGACTCCGAGTGCGAAGAGTACGGTGGTGGCGTCGCCGCCTCCACCGCCTCACACACCGTCAAACACGGTGGTGTCTCCGGCCTTGTCTATTCAAAGCTCAG AATTGCCAGAAAACCCAATTGGCCTGTCCCCTCCGGCGCCAGCCACGACATGCTTAACTACCAAGGCAATCAGCACCACCGCCACTGCCACCACCTCGACTGGAAATTGCAACAATGGTAGTAGTGTATTCGCCAGTGTATTCGCACCTTCCTCCGCTTCAGCGTTGATGACACAGCCACCCCAAGCATCGTCACCGTCCTCATTCACCAATCAAGTATCCACATTGGGCCGCCTGGATGGCTCCACCACAACCTCCGCCATTAATGAACCCacatcactctcactctctacCTCCCTTTACCTCTCCAGCAGTGGCTTCTCACTCTTTCCAACACCCGATCAACAAGACCACCGCGACTACGCTCAGCCCGCTGCCATGTCCGCCACGGCATTGCTCCAAAAGGCAGCCGAAATGGGTGCTGCAGCATCAAACGCCTCACTGCTTCGTGGGTTCGGGTTGTCCACGACCTCATCCCCGTCTCAAGACAGTAGCACCACATTGCAGTGGAGCAAGAAGCCAGAAAGTGGTGGTGGTGCTCACGTGGGAGCCGAGTTAGGGCTTGAACTTCTCTCAACTGCAAATGTTGCCCAATTTACTGATCTAATGATGGGTCCACCTTCGTCGTTCGGGGGCCAGCCCATGACTCGTGACCTTCTTGGGCTGAGCATCGGtagtggtggtggcggtggcgcTTCCGCTGGGGGATTTTCTGCTTTCCTGAATTCCTTTGGCGGCAGCAGCGGTGCCTTCAACGTTGCAGCTCCGTATGGAAGTGGAGGAGCAGGCGGTGGAAGCTCGCAGGGAGAATCGTGGGAAGGTGCACAAGATAGAAAGCCCAACATTTAG
- the LOC103440497 gene encoding uncharacterized protein, which yields MDDSGNPQDVVVPPVEGVAGGGTAYGWTEGGLQGASPLKGSIDPTEVPTADLVHVWCMPSTANVGPQETPRNLESVNLLAGRNERESIQIALRPKVSWGDPGNAGVVQVQCSDLCSTSGDRLVVGQSINMRRVVPILGVPDALAPLDLPISQINLLPGETTAVWISIDVPSAQPPGQYEGEIIITATKADPEAPAHCLGKGEKHQLYRDLQSCLQMVEPIDGKPVDEVVERVKSAATSLRRVLLSPLFSEFCTLNGPVDMMEEDAVSILSVRVKINMTVWDFILPATPSLPAVFGISDTVIEDRFGVEHGTDEWYEALDQHFKWLLQYKISPYFCRWGDSMRVLTYTCPWPADHPKSDEYFSDPRLAAYALPYSRSVSGGDAAKDYMQKQIDILRTKSHWKKAYFYLWDEPLNLEQYESLRSIASEIHVYAPDARVLTTYYCGPSNAPTAFDGFVKVPKFLRPHTQIYCTSEWVLGNREDLVKDIVSEIQTENGEEWWTYVCLGPSDPHPNWHLGMRGTQHRAVMWRVWKEGGTGFLYWGANCYEKANVPSAEIRFRRGLPPGDGVLFYPGQVFSSSSQPVASVRLERILSGLQDIEYLRLYSSRYGRDEGLALLEKTGLYLGPERYTHDHTPIDAMRGEIYNACRS from the exons ATGGATGATTCAG GGAATCCTCAGGACGTCGTTGTGCCACCAGTTGAAGGTGTTGCTGGAGGAGGGACGGCATATGGATGGACTGAGGGTGGCTTACAAGGTGCAAGTCCACTCAAGGGATCCATCGACCCGACAGAGGTTCCGACTGCTGATTTAGTGCATGTGTGGTGCATGCCAAGCACAGCAAATGTTGGACCACAAGAAACACCAAGGAATTTGGAGTCG GTTAATCTTCTGGCTGGTAGAAATGAAAGAGAGAGTATTCAAATTGCACTGCGTCCAAAAGTTTCTTGGGGTGATCCTGGAAATGCAGGGGTTGTGCAGGTCCAGTGTAGTGACTTGTGCTCCACATCTGGTGATCG GTTGGTTGTTGGACAATCAATTAACATGCGGCGTGTGGTTCCCATATTGGGTGTCCCAGATGCTCTTGCACCTCTTGATCTTCCAATTAGTCAAATAAACTTATTACCAGG AGAGACAACTGCAGTTTGGATTTCCATTGATGTTCCTAGTGCGCAACCCCCAGGACAGTATGAGGGAGAGATCATCATTACTGCTACAAAGGCAGATCCAGA GGCTCCAGCGCATTGCTTGGGCAAAGGCGAGAAGCATCAACTTTATAGGGATCTTCAAAGTTGTCTTCAAATGGTGGAGCCCATTGATGGGAAACCGGTGGATGAAGTG GTAGAAAGGGTGAAATCTGCTGCAACATCTTTGAGAAGAGTTCTTCTGTCGCCATTATTTTCTGAATTCTGTACATTAAATGGGCCAGTTGATATGATGGAGGAAGATGCTGTTTCGATCCTTTCAGTACGTGTGAAGATTAATATGACAGTTTGGGACTTCATTCTTCCTGCAACCCCATCACTTCCTGCTGTTTTTGGC ATATCTGATACTGTAATTGAAGATCGTTTTGGTGTTGAACATGGGACTGATGAGTGGTATGAGGCACTGGATCAGCATTTTAAGTGGCTTCTTCAATACAAAATCAGTCCATACTTTTGCAGATGGGGTGATAGTATGCGTGTCTTGACGTATACCTGCCCTTGGCCAG CTGATCATCCAAAATCAGATGAATACTTTTCGGATCCACGGTTGGCAGCCTATGCTTTGCCATATAGTCGATCTGTCTCTGG TGGTGATGCAGCAAAGGATTACATGCagaaacaaattgatatattgaGGACAAAGTCTCACTGGAAGAAAGCATACTTTTATTTGTGGGATGAG CCACTGAATCTGGAGCAATATGAGTCCCTCCGCAGCATAGCCAGTGAGATCCATGTGTATGCGCCCGATGCTCGTGTTTTAACTACTTACTACTGTG GGCCTAGCAATGCACCTACTGCGTTTGACGGTTTTGTGAAAGTTCCAAAATTCCTGCGCCCACATACTCAAATTTATTGTACAAG TGAATGGGTGCTTGGGAATCGAGAGGATTTGGTCAAAGATATTGTTTCCGAAATACAAACAGAAAATGGCGAG GAATGGTGGACTTATGTGTGCTTGGGACCGTCTGACCCCCATCCCAATTGGCACCTTGGGATGCGAGGTACACAACACCGTGCTGTAATGTGGCGTGTATGGAAAGAAGGTGGAACGGGTTTCCTATATTGGGGTGCCAATTGCTATGAGAAGGCAAATGTTCCAAGCGCAGAG ATAAGATTCAGGCGTGGCCTTCCCCCCGGAGATGGAGTTTTGTTCTACCCTGGCCAGGTGTTCTCATCATCAAGTCAACCAGTTGCTTCGGTCAGACTCGAGCGCATTCTCAGTGGCTTGCAG GACATTGAGTACCTCAGACTCTACTCTTCAAGATACGGTCGAGATGAAGGACTGGCTCTCCTTGAAAAGACGGGTTTGTACCTCGGTCCTGAGCGTTACACGCACGATCACACGCCCATTGATGCAATGCGGGGTGAGATCTACAATGCGTGTCGCTCGTGA
- the LOC103440498 gene encoding COP9 signalosome complex subunit 4-like has translation MESAFASASAISDQRQKIEQYKHILSSVISSSDVVQAKKFIDHLLSDDVPLVVSRQLLHTFAQELGRWEPETQKDIAHYALSQIRVVSFEEQVTIIREKLAELYESEQQWSKAAQMLSGINLDSGTRAVDDTFKLSKCVQIARLYLEDDDAVNAEAFIHKASFLITTIQHEVLTLEYKICYARILDLKRRFLEAALRYYDFSQIEKRQIGDQEIDEEALEQALSAAVTCTILAAAGPQRSRVLATLYKDERCSKLKIYPILQKVYLERILRKPEIEAFAEELKPHQKALLPDNFTVLDRAMIEHNLLSASKLYTNISFEELGTLLGIEPHKAEKIASKMIYEDRMRGSIDQVEAVIHFEDDSEELQQWDQQIVGLCQALNDVLDSMAKKGMSIPV, from the exons ATGGAGAGTGCCTTCGCGAGCGCCTCTGCGATCTCCGACCAGCGGCAGAAGATTGAGCAGTACAAGCACATTCTCTCCTCCGTGATTTCCTCAAGCGACGTTGTTCAGGCCAAGAAGTTCATCGATCACT TGTTGTCGGATGATGTTCCGTTGGTGGTTTCCCGGCAGCTTTTGCACACTTTTGCCCAGGAGTTGGGGCGGTGGGAGCCGGAGACCCAGAAGGATATTGCCCATTATGCCCTTTCTCAGATTCGCGTCGTTTCATTTGAAGAACAG GTGACGATAATAAGAGAGAAACTCGCGGAATTGTATGAATCTGAGCAACAATGGTCAAAAGCAGCTCAGATGCTCAGTGGAATTAACCTCGACTCAGGAACGAG AGCCGTTGATGACACATTCAAGTTATCAAAATGTGTCCAAATTGCTCGCCTATATCTCGAG GATGATGATGCTGTCAATGCAGAAGCTTTTATTCATAAAGCTTCATTCTTGATTACAACTATTCAGCATGAAGTATTGACTTTAGAGTATAAG ATTTGCTATGCGAGGATTTTAGATTTAAAAAGAAGGTTCTTGGAAGCAGCACTACGTTATTATGATTTTTCTCAGATTGAAAAGAGGCAAATAGGAGATCA AGAGATAGATGAGGAAGCATTGGAGCAAGCTCTATCTGCTGCAGTTACATGTACAATATTAGCCGCGGCAGGACCCCAACGTTCTCGTGTTCTTGCCACTTTGTACAAG GATGAACGATGCTCAAAGTTAAAAATATATCCAATACTACAAAAG GTGTATTTGGAGAGAATTTTGAGGAAACCAGAAATTGAAGCATTTGCTGAAGAGTTAAAGCCACATCAG AAAGCACTTCTTCCAGACAATTTTACGGTGTTAGATCGTGCAATGATTGAACATAATCTTCTGAGTGCCAGCAAACTTTACACCAATATAAG TTTTGAAGAATTGGGCACTTTGCTGGGAATTGAGCCTCATAAG GCTGAGAAGATTGCATCAAAAATGATATACGAGGACAGAATGAGGGGATCTATTGATCAG GTGGAAGCTGTCATACATTTTGAGGATGACTCTGAAGAGCTGCAGCAATGGGATCAGCAG ATTGTTGGCCTATGTCAGGCGCTCAATGACGTCTTGGATAGCATGGCAAAGAAGGGTATGTCAA